A portion of the Polaribacter cellanae genome contains these proteins:
- the clpX gene encoding ATP-dependent Clp protease ATP-binding subunit ClpX gives MSKEENLECSFCGRKKAETDLLIAGMDAHICDKCIEQAHGIVEEEISEAKTSNLSKDLTLKKPLEIKEFLDQYIIGQDETKRSMAVAVYNHYKRLLQTKDDDDDEVEIEKSNIVLVGETGTGKTLVAKTIAKMLNVPFSIVDATVLTQAGYVGEDVESILSRLLQAADYDVEKAQRGIVFIDEIDKIARKGDNPSITRDVSGEGVQQALLKLLEGTVVNVAPKGGRKHPEQKFVEVNTKEILFIAGGAFSGIERIISKRLNMQAVGFSASLDDDKVDEENLLQYIIPSDLKAFGLIPEIIGRLPVLSYMNPLDANTLRAILTEPKNSIIKQYSKLFTMDDVAFTIEEEALNYIVEKAVEYKLGARGLRSLCEAIFTDAMFELPSSNEKEFNVTKEYAEAKLTNTTLKKLRAAS, from the coding sequence ATGTCAAAAGAAGAAAATTTAGAATGTTCGTTTTGTGGACGAAAAAAAGCAGAAACCGATTTGCTAATTGCAGGGATGGATGCTCATATTTGCGATAAATGTATCGAACAAGCACATGGAATTGTAGAAGAAGAAATTTCTGAAGCGAAAACAAGTAACTTATCGAAAGATTTAACACTAAAAAAACCTTTAGAAATTAAGGAGTTTTTAGATCAATATATTATTGGGCAAGATGAAACAAAACGTTCTATGGCAGTGGCTGTTTACAATCATTATAAAAGATTATTGCAAACAAAAGACGATGATGACGATGAAGTAGAAATCGAAAAATCGAACATCGTTTTAGTGGGTGAAACAGGAACAGGAAAAACATTAGTAGCAAAAACAATTGCAAAAATGTTAAACGTTCCTTTTTCAATTGTAGATGCAACTGTCTTAACACAAGCAGGTTATGTTGGAGAAGATGTAGAAAGCATTTTAAGTCGACTTTTACAAGCTGCAGATTACGATGTAGAAAAAGCACAAAGAGGCATTGTTTTTATAGATGAAATCGATAAAATCGCCAGAAAAGGAGATAATCCATCCATTACAAGAGACGTTTCTGGAGAAGGAGTACAACAAGCATTACTTAAATTATTAGAAGGAACTGTTGTAAATGTGGCTCCCAAAGGTGGTAGAAAACATCCCGAACAAAAATTCGTAGAAGTAAACACCAAAGAGATTTTATTTATTGCTGGAGGCGCATTTTCAGGAATCGAAAGAATTATTAGCAAGCGTTTAAATATGCAGGCTGTCGGTTTTAGCGCTTCTTTAGACGACGATAAAGTAGACGAAGAAAACTTGTTGCAATATATTATTCCATCCGATTTAAAAGCGTTTGGTTTAATTCCAGAAATTATTGGGCGTTTGCCAGTTTTAAGTTATATGAATCCTTTAGATGCGAATACGTTAAGAGCGATTTTAACAGAACCTAAAAACTCTATAATTAAACAATATTCCAAGTTATTTACAATGGACGATGTTGCTTTTACCATAGAAGAAGAAGCTTTGAATTATATTGTAGAAAAAGCCGTAGAATATAAGTTGGGCGCAAGAGGTTTACGTTCTTTATGTGAGGCGATTTTTACAGATGCAATGTTCGAGTTACCAAGTTCAAACGAAAAAGAATTTAACGTAACCAAAGAATACGCAGAAGCAAAACTGACGAATACAACGTTAAAAAAGTTGAGAGCCGCTTCTTAA
- the dnaG gene encoding DNA primase, which produces MISRSTIDRVFESARVEEVIGEFVQLKKAGSNFKGLSPFVDEKSPSFMVSPVKQIWKDFSTGKGGNAVSFLMEHEHYTYPEALRWLAKKYNIEIEETEQTSEEKAQMNERESMFLVSKFAKDYFHETMLNTNKGKAVGLSYFKERDFTNETIEKFELGYCLDEWDGFTNAALAKGYNLKYLASTGLTIVKENKQFDRFKGRVMFPIHSMSGRILGFGGRILTADKKAAKYLNSPESDIYHKSKILYGIYQAKKEIAKQDNCFLVEGYTDVISFNQSGVENVVASSGTALTSDQIRLVNRLTKNITVLFDGDAAGIRASIRGIDLILEQGMNVKVVQFPDGEDPDSFAKSHSDTELKAYLENSAQDFINFKVSLLLKDSDNDPIKKAGVIRDIVTSISKIPDGIQREVYVQECARIMDISERVLFSELAQLLKKDLQDKSKAAKKQSYSPSQDPNEPPPEYFLEQEQAQMGVVKGNITTEKVDQLSILEKEIIRILLLYGNEEAEFIEEVETEDEEGRITITPRKYNNNVSAEIYVHLQEDETEFTNVVFQEIYTEIIHQLNQLEKVETDALVNHKNPEIASTVTSILMDEEKYLLSNWESKNIEVKKEVEVLPKLVIDAVFNLRRILIGRKIDELVKNATQNTTEHSSATIDLEIIKNYTGLKIRLFEKLNRVV; this is translated from the coding sequence ATGATTTCAAGAAGTACCATAGACCGCGTTTTCGAATCTGCGAGAGTAGAAGAGGTAATTGGCGAATTTGTACAATTGAAAAAAGCAGGAAGTAACTTTAAAGGATTAAGTCCGTTTGTAGATGAGAAATCGCCTTCATTTATGGTTTCACCTGTAAAACAAATCTGGAAAGATTTCTCCACAGGAAAAGGAGGAAATGCTGTTTCATTTTTAATGGAACACGAACATTATACCTATCCAGAAGCTTTACGATGGTTAGCTAAAAAATACAATATAGAAATAGAGGAAACCGAGCAAACATCTGAAGAAAAAGCACAGATGAATGAGCGAGAAAGTATGTTTTTGGTCTCTAAATTTGCCAAAGATTATTTTCATGAAACCATGCTGAATACCAACAAAGGAAAAGCAGTAGGACTTTCTTATTTTAAAGAACGTGATTTTACAAACGAAACCATAGAAAAGTTTGAATTAGGTTATTGTTTAGACGAATGGGATGGTTTTACCAATGCAGCTTTGGCAAAAGGTTACAATTTAAAATATTTAGCTTCCACAGGATTAACCATTGTAAAAGAAAACAAACAATTCGATCGTTTTAAAGGGCGTGTAATGTTTCCTATACATTCCATGTCTGGTCGTATTTTAGGTTTCGGAGGAAGAATTTTAACTGCAGATAAAAAAGCAGCAAAATATTTAAATTCACCAGAAAGCGATATTTATCATAAGAGTAAAATTCTTTACGGAATTTACCAAGCAAAAAAAGAAATTGCCAAACAAGACAATTGTTTTTTGGTAGAAGGATATACAGATGTTATTTCTTTCAATCAATCTGGAGTTGAGAATGTGGTGGCTTCTTCAGGAACAGCATTGACTTCTGATCAAATTAGATTGGTAAATAGGTTAACAAAAAATATCACAGTTTTATTTGATGGAGATGCAGCAGGTATAAGAGCTTCCATTCGTGGAATAGATTTAATTCTAGAACAAGGAATGAATGTAAAAGTGGTTCAATTTCCTGATGGAGAAGATCCAGATAGTTTTGCAAAATCGCATTCAGATACTGAGTTAAAAGCATATCTAGAAAATTCTGCTCAAGATTTTATAAACTTTAAAGTTTCCCTTTTATTAAAAGATTCTGATAACGACCCTATAAAAAAAGCAGGGGTGATTAGAGATATTGTAACGAGTATTTCTAAAATACCAGATGGCATTCAAAGAGAAGTTTATGTACAAGAATGTGCTAGGATTATGGATATTTCTGAGCGTGTTTTGTTTAGTGAATTGGCACAGTTACTAAAAAAAGATTTACAAGATAAAAGTAAGGCTGCCAAAAAACAGAGTTATTCTCCATCACAAGATCCAAACGAACCACCTCCAGAATATTTTTTAGAGCAAGAACAAGCTCAAATGGGTGTTGTTAAAGGGAATATTACTACAGAAAAAGTAGATCAGCTTTCTATTTTAGAGAAAGAAATTATTCGAATTTTACTTTTATATGGAAATGAAGAGGCAGAATTTATCGAAGAAGTAGAAACAGAAGACGAAGAAGGTAGAATTACAATAACACCTAGAAAATATAATAATAATGTTTCTGCAGAAATTTATGTGCATCTTCAAGAGGATGAAACAGAATTTACAAATGTTGTTTTTCAGGAGATTTATACAGAAATAATTCATCAATTAAATCAATTAGAAAAGGTTGAAACAGATGCTTTGGTAAATCATAAAAATCCAGAAATAGCAAGTACAGTTACTTCAATTTTAATGGATGAAGAGAAATACTTATTAAGTAATTGGGAAAGTAAAAATATAGAAGTTAAAAAAGAAGTGGAGGTTTTACCAAAATTAGTAATTGATGCTGTTTTTAATTTAAGAAGAATTTTAATCGGAAGAAAAATTGATGAGTTGGTAAAAAATGCTACTCAAAATACCACTGAACATTCGTCTGCTACAATAGATTTGGAAATCATAAAAAACTATACAGGCTTAAAAATCAGACTATTTGAAAAGCTAAATAGAGTGGTTTAA
- the gldB gene encoding gliding motility lipoprotein GldB, whose translation MRFYQFILMVLLGFVSCKKEAIHKVDVSNVNIRFSLERFDVDFYTSEKKDLQKLKEKYPYFFPKQITDSISLSKITNKDEQELFSETQKIYKDLSPLKEELKLLFKHVKFYNPKFTAPKVVTMLTNIDYDSRVIYADSLLIISLDVYLGKNHEFYADYPKYIKENNTKEHIIVDVANAIIEKQIIPSKDRSFVGKMIHEGKKMYLLDMYLPSVSDIEKIGYEEDKFNWITQNEEQIWAYFIEKKLLFSTDTNLNKRFIDVAPFSKFYMEQDNLSPGRVGVWVGWQIVRSYMKHNDVSLQVLLNKNTTDLFKESNYKPRK comes from the coding sequence ATGAGGTTTTATCAATTCATTTTAATGGTTTTATTAGGTTTCGTTTCTTGCAAAAAAGAGGCTATTCATAAAGTAGATGTTTCTAATGTAAATATTCGGTTTTCTTTAGAACGGTTTGATGTTGATTTTTATACTTCAGAAAAAAAAGATCTTCAAAAGTTGAAGGAAAAATACCCATATTTTTTTCCTAAGCAAATTACAGATAGTATTTCTTTATCAAAAATTACTAATAAAGACGAACAGGAACTATTTTCGGAAACGCAAAAAATATATAAAGACCTCTCTCCATTAAAAGAAGAATTAAAATTACTATTTAAACATGTAAAATTTTACAATCCTAAATTTACTGCACCTAAAGTGGTAACCATGTTAACTAATATAGATTATGATAGTAGAGTTATATATGCAGACAGTTTACTAATAATTTCTTTAGATGTATATTTGGGAAAAAACCACGAGTTTTATGCAGATTACCCAAAGTATATAAAAGAAAATAATACAAAAGAACACATTATAGTAGATGTTGCCAATGCTATTATCGAAAAACAAATTATACCATCTAAAGACAGAAGTTTTGTTGGCAAAATGATACATGAAGGAAAAAAAATGTATTTATTAGATATGTATTTACCTTCAGTTTCTGATATAGAAAAAATTGGTTACGAAGAAGATAAATTTAATTGGATTACCCAAAATGAAGAACAAATTTGGGCTTATTTTATTGAAAAGAAACTATTATTTAGCACAGATACGAATTTGAATAAACGTTTTATTGATGTTGCACCATTTTCTAAATTTTATATGGAACAAGATAATTTGTCTCCTGGAAGAGTAGGGGTTTGGGTTGGTTGGCAAATTGTACGTTCGTATATGAAACATAATGATGTATCTTTGCAGGTATTATTAAATAAAAACACAACAGATTTATTTAAAGAATCTAATTACAAACCTAGAAAATAA
- a CDS encoding M1 family metallopeptidase — MKNLLYLFCVLILISCNKSNNKTTFLEKGISLKLAKLRKQQISDVTYHLDFKIPKEKTSPISSKLLLELSLNNLENDLILDFNEAKLHLKSLKVNGKNSEIKHEKEHLIIDKKLLNSGKNSIEIFFNAGEVSLNRNEEFLYTLLVPDRASTLFPCFDQPDIKANYKLRITAPKDWKVLCGAFEESSLEIDGFTEHTFAKTDLMSTYLFSFVAGKFTEKSKNPGAFDMRFLYRENNQEKINESVDEVFKIHQNSLDFLEDYTQVKFPFQKMDFAAIPPFQYGGMEHVGAIQYRASSLFLDKNATQNNKLRRAKLIAHETSHMWFGDLVTMKWFNDVWMKEVFANFMADKIMNPVFPEVNHKLSFMMSHYPSAYSEDRTKGTNAIRQYLGNLKNAGSLYGRIIYNKAPIMMRQLEFLLGEEAFQQGIQEYIKTYQNSNADWNELVSILDKKSTGDIKNWSDVWVNSAGRPVFYEEIELNEKGNVTKFVIHQKAEDGSDKIWTQSFHIKLIDERGYEKIIKVKNMGKSFDITSATEDFKPGQVLYNTNGFGYGVFPIYKKEVNTYKDIKDEVSRGYQFINLYENMLNGKITPLETYNVCLEAIQKEGNELITGYLSGRIQHIFWTFLNDEEQKDIQGKTETTIFNMLESKLPKNIKKTLFGLYKSIAFSEVGASNLYKIWTKKKKVKNLFLNENDYTSLAMQLVIFKHPKANEILDEQQTRISNPDRLDRFKWLLPSLSNDTSVRDVFMKSLLQKENREKESWVQSALNNIHHPLRQGSSTKHLKSILNKLEEVQLTGDIFFPKGWLASSIGNYSSREAFEILNEFLDENPNYSPILEKKLLQTTDNLSRAQEIKK, encoded by the coding sequence ATGAAGAATCTATTATACCTATTCTGTGTCCTTATCCTTATTTCCTGCAATAAATCCAACAATAAAACAACTTTTCTCGAAAAAGGAATTTCTTTAAAATTAGCAAAATTAAGAAAACAACAAATTTCGGATGTTACTTATCATTTAGATTTTAAAATTCCCAAAGAAAAAACAAGTCCAATTTCTTCTAAATTATTATTAGAATTGTCTTTAAATAATCTTGAAAATGATTTAATTTTAGATTTTAACGAAGCAAAATTACATTTAAAATCGTTGAAAGTTAATGGCAAAAATTCAGAAATAAAGCATGAAAAAGAGCATTTAATTATTGATAAAAAATTATTGAATTCTGGAAAAAATTCAATCGAAATATTTTTTAATGCAGGAGAAGTTTCTTTAAATAGAAATGAAGAATTTTTATACACATTATTAGTTCCTGATAGAGCAAGTACGTTGTTTCCTTGTTTCGATCAGCCAGATATAAAAGCCAACTATAAATTACGAATAACAGCTCCAAAAGACTGGAAAGTGTTGTGTGGTGCTTTTGAAGAAAGTAGTTTAGAAATTGATGGTTTTACAGAACATACATTTGCCAAAACCGATTTAATGAGTACCTATTTGTTCTCTTTTGTCGCTGGTAAGTTTACAGAAAAAAGTAAAAACCCTGGCGCTTTTGATATGCGTTTTTTATACAGAGAAAATAACCAAGAAAAAATTAATGAAAGTGTGGATGAAGTTTTTAAAATTCATCAAAATTCGTTGGATTTTTTAGAGGATTATACACAAGTAAAATTTCCGTTTCAAAAAATGGATTTCGCTGCAATTCCACCTTTTCAATATGGAGGAATGGAACATGTTGGAGCAATTCAATATAGAGCTTCTTCTTTGTTTTTAGATAAAAACGCAACTCAGAATAACAAGTTAAGAAGAGCGAAATTAATTGCACACGAAACTTCACACATGTGGTTTGGCGATTTGGTTACTATGAAATGGTTTAACGATGTTTGGATGAAAGAGGTTTTTGCTAATTTTATGGCAGATAAAATCATGAATCCTGTTTTTCCAGAAGTAAATCACAAATTAAGTTTTATGATGTCTCACTACCCAAGTGCGTATTCAGAAGACAGAACAAAAGGCACAAATGCGATTCGTCAATATTTAGGAAATCTAAAAAATGCAGGTTCTTTATATGGAAGAATCATTTACAATAAAGCACCAATTATGATGCGTCAGTTGGAATTTTTATTGGGAGAAGAAGCTTTTCAACAAGGAATTCAAGAATACATAAAAACATACCAGAACTCAAATGCAGATTGGAACGAACTAGTTTCAATATTAGATAAAAAATCTACTGGAGATATAAAAAATTGGAGTGATGTTTGGGTAAATTCCGCTGGAAGACCTGTTTTTTATGAAGAAATTGAGCTGAATGAAAAAGGAAATGTAACCAAATTTGTTATTCATCAAAAAGCAGAAGATGGTTCAGATAAAATTTGGACGCAGTCTTTTCATATCAAATTGATTGATGAAAGAGGTTATGAGAAAATTATAAAAGTAAAAAATATGGGAAAATCTTTCGATATTACTTCGGCCACTGAAGATTTTAAACCAGGGCAAGTTTTATACAATACAAATGGTTTTGGGTATGGCGTTTTTCCTATTTATAAAAAAGAGGTAAATACATATAAAGATATTAAAGATGAGGTTTCAAGAGGGTATCAATTCATTAATTTGTACGAAAATATGTTAAATGGAAAAATAACACCATTAGAAACTTATAACGTGTGCTTGGAAGCAATTCAAAAAGAAGGAAACGAATTAATTACGGGCTATTTATCAGGTAGAATTCAGCATATATTTTGGACATTTTTAAATGATGAAGAGCAAAAAGACATTCAAGGAAAAACGGAAACAACAATTTTTAATATGTTGGAAAGTAAGCTGCCCAAAAATATTAAAAAAACACTTTTTGGATTGTATAAATCCATCGCTTTTTCAGAAGTTGGAGCAAGTAATTTATATAAAATTTGGACTAAAAAGAAGAAGGTTAAAAATCTCTTTTTAAATGAAAACGATTACACATCTTTAGCAATGCAATTGGTAATTTTCAAGCATCCAAAAGCCAATGAAATATTAGATGAACAACAAACCCGAATTTCGAATCCAGATCGTTTGGATCGATTTAAATGGTTACTGCCATCACTTTCTAATGATACAAGTGTAAGAGATGTATTTATGAAATCGCTTTTACAAAAAGAAAACAGAGAAAAAGAATCTTGGGTGCAAAGCGCATTGAACAACATACATCATCCATTAAGACAAGGTTCTTCCACGAAACATTTAAAATCGATTCTAAATAAATTAGAAGAAGTGCAATTAACAGGCGATATTTTCTTCCCTAAAGGTTGGTTGGCAAGTTCTATAGGAAATTATTCGTCAAGAGAAGCGTTTGAAATTTTAAACGAATTTTTAGATGAAAATCCGAATTACAGTCCTATTTTAGAGAAAAAATTATTACAAACGACAGATAATCTTTCGAGAGCGCAAGAAATAAAAAAATAA
- the nadE gene encoding NAD(+) synthase has protein sequence MNTEKVADYIIKWLRDYATNAKVKGFVVGVSGGIDSALTSTLCAKTGFPTLCVEMPIHQAQSQVTRAEEHIKQLKNKYSNVSEIRVNLTSTFEDFKNVVPTAKSSPKVNLSLANTRARLRMTTLYYFAGLYSYLVAGTGNKVEDFGVGFYTKYGDGGVDLSPIADLMKSEVYDLAAYLEVPNSIQKAQPTDGLFGDSRTDEDQIGASYDELEWAMNMQDTGKTENNFTGREKEVFKIYERLNRINQHKMVPIPICKIPENLK, from the coding sequence ATGAATACTGAAAAAGTTGCAGATTATATTATAAAATGGCTAAGAGATTATGCTACAAATGCGAAAGTAAAAGGTTTTGTTGTGGGAGTTTCTGGTGGAATAGATTCTGCTTTAACTTCTACTCTGTGTGCAAAAACAGGTTTTCCTACTTTATGTGTAGAAATGCCCATTCATCAGGCACAAAGCCAAGTAACGAGAGCAGAAGAACATATTAAACAATTAAAAAATAAATATTCTAATGTTTCTGAAATAAGAGTTAATTTAACATCTACTTTCGAAGATTTTAAAAATGTGGTTCCTACTGCAAAATCTTCTCCAAAAGTAAATTTGTCTTTGGCAAACACTAGAGCAAGATTAAGAATGACTACTCTGTATTATTTTGCAGGATTATACAGTTATTTAGTTGCAGGAACAGGAAATAAGGTAGAAGATTTTGGTGTCGGTTTTTATACAAAATACGGAGATGGAGGTGTAGATTTAAGTCCTATTGCAGATTTAATGAAATCGGAAGTTTACGATTTAGCTGCTTATTTAGAAGTGCCAAATTCTATACAAAAAGCACAACCTACAGATGGTTTGTTTGGAGATAGCAGAACAGACGAAGACCAAATAGGAGCTTCTTACGACGAGCTAGAATGGGCAATGAATATGCAAGATACTGGTAAAACAGAAAATAATTTTACGGGCAGAGAAAAAGAGGTTTTTAAGATTTACGAAAGGCTAAACAGAATCAATCAACATAAAATGGTTCCAATTCCAATTTGCAAAATTCCTGAAAATTTAAAATAA
- the gldC gene encoding gliding motility protein GldC, whose amino-acid sequence MSVKHHSEINFKIGLDENKVPEEMSWSAKDGGIDNEPSKAIMISVWDHKQKDTLRMDLWTKDMPVDEMKQFYHQTLVSMANNFERATDDAKMGATMRDFSDYFAEKLDLKKG is encoded by the coding sequence ATGTCAGTAAAACATCATTCAGAAATAAACTTTAAAATTGGTTTAGACGAAAATAAAGTGCCAGAAGAAATGTCTTGGAGCGCAAAAGATGGAGGCATAGATAACGAACCATCAAAAGCAATTATGATTTCTGTTTGGGATCATAAACAAAAAGATACTTTGCGTATGGATTTATGGACTAAAGATATGCCTGTAGATGAGATGAAGCAGTTTTATCATCAAACCTTAGTTTCTATGGCAAATAACTTCGAACGTGCTACAGATGATGCTAAAATGGGTGCAACAATGAGAGATTTTAGCGATTATTTTGCAGAGAAATTAGATTTAAAGAAAGGGTAA
- the clpP gene encoding ATP-dependent Clp endopeptidase proteolytic subunit ClpP, with product MDYGKEFEKYATKHHGISSTNYTKITSSLTPYIMEERQMNITQMDVFSRLMMDRIIFLGTGINDQVANIIQAQLLFLESVDANKDISIYINSPGGGVYAGLGIYDTMQFIKPDVATICTGMAASMGAVLMCAGEKGKRSALPHSRIMIHQPLGGAQGQASDIEITAREILKLKDELYAIIAHHSGQTIEKVHNDSDRDYWLKASEAKEYGMIDEILARKK from the coding sequence ATGGATTACGGAAAAGAGTTCGAAAAATACGCAACAAAACATCACGGAATTAGTAGCACTAATTATACAAAAATAACAAGTAGTTTAACGCCATATATTATGGAAGAACGTCAAATGAATATCACACAAATGGATGTTTTTTCACGTTTAATGATGGATAGAATTATCTTTTTAGGAACAGGAATTAACGATCAAGTTGCTAATATTATTCAAGCACAATTGTTGTTTTTAGAAAGTGTAGATGCTAATAAAGACATTTCAATATATATTAATTCTCCAGGAGGAGGTGTGTATGCAGGTTTGGGAATTTATGACACAATGCAGTTTATAAAGCCAGATGTTGCCACAATTTGTACAGGAATGGCAGCTTCTATGGGTGCAGTTCTAATGTGTGCAGGAGAAAAAGGAAAACGTTCTGCATTGCCACATTCAAGAATTATGATTCATCAACCTTTAGGAGGTGCTCAGGGGCAAGCTTCTGATATTGAGATTACTGCAAGAGAAATTTTAAAATTGAAAGATGAATTGTATGCAATTATTGCACATCATTCAGGACAAACAATAGAGAAAGTTCACAACGATTCAGATAGAGATTACTGGCTAAAAGCAAGTGAAGCTAAAGAATATGGAATGATTGATGAAATTTTAGCAAGAAAGAAGTAA
- a CDS encoding DUF58 domain-containing protein, which yields MDLSNVQSSEIKNLDILAKQVVEGFITGMHKSPFHGFSVEFSEHKLYNKGESTRHIDWKLFAKTEKLYTKKYEEETNLRCHIIIDNSASMHYPIVKKQTVDSLNKVGFSAVAAATLMEIFRKQRDAVGLSIYADSYEYYAPEKGSERHRKMLLHQLEQLLVSESNATTDTYKYLHEIAEKIHRRSLIFVFTDMFQTSKDNEALFEALRHLKYNKHEVVLFHTFDAKTELNFNFDNAPKKFVDVETGEEINVYAENVQEKYKEIVENYFKELKNKCLQYQIDYVPVDIHAGFNQILTKYLISRKKFK from the coding sequence ATGGATTTATCGAATGTACAATCTTCAGAAATTAAAAATTTAGACATCCTTGCAAAACAAGTGGTAGAAGGTTTTATTACAGGAATGCATAAAAGTCCGTTTCATGGGTTTTCAGTAGAATTTTCCGAGCATAAATTATATAACAAAGGAGAAAGTACACGTCATATAGATTGGAAATTGTTTGCAAAAACAGAGAAATTATACACCAAAAAATACGAAGAAGAGACAAACTTACGTTGTCATATTATTATAGACAATTCGGCTTCTATGCATTATCCAATTGTAAAAAAACAAACGGTAGATTCTTTAAATAAAGTCGGTTTTTCTGCAGTTGCAGCAGCAACATTAATGGAAATTTTCAGAAAACAAAGAGATGCAGTAGGTTTAAGTATTTATGCAGATTCTTACGAATATTACGCGCCAGAAAAAGGAAGTGAGCGCCATAGAAAGATGTTGTTGCATCAATTAGAGCAATTGTTAGTTTCAGAATCGAATGCAACTACAGATACTTATAAATATTTGCACGAAATTGCTGAAAAAATTCACAGACGTTCTTTAATATTTGTTTTTACAGACATGTTTCAAACTTCAAAAGACAACGAAGCACTTTTTGAAGCCTTACGTCATTTAAAATATAACAAACACGAGGTAGTTTTGTTCCACACTTTTGATGCAAAAACAGAATTAAATTTCAATTTTGATAATGCACCCAAAAAATTTGTGGATGTTGAGACTGGAGAAGAAATAAATGTGTATGCAGAGAATGTTCAAGAAAAATACAAAGAAATTGTAGAGAATTATTTTAAAGAATTGAAAAATAAATGTTTACAATATCAAATTGATTATGTTCCTGTAGATATCCACGCAGGATTTAATCAAATTCTCACGAAATATTTAATTAGTAGAAAAAAATTCAAATAA